A part of Sporichthyaceae bacterium genomic DNA contains:
- the trpB gene encoding tryptophan synthase subunit beta has protein sequence MAVVPDVHGKFGEYGGRFVPEALMAALDQLTAEFHAAQADPNFRGELNALLSSYTGRPSPITEVPRFAAHAGNARVLLKREDLNHTGSHKINNVLGQALLTRRMGKTRVIAETGAGQHGVATATAAALLGLDCVVYMGEEDTRRQALNVARMELLGAEVIPVTTGSRTLKDAINEAMRDWVTNVEHTHYLLGTVAGPHPFPLMVREFHRVIGQEARAQVLELTGALPDAICACVGGGSNAIGIFYDFIPDASVRLFGFEAGGDGVDTARHAATITGGAPGVLHGARSYLLQDDEGQTIASHSISAGLDYPGVGPEHAWLADTGRATYRAITDAQAMEAFRLLCRTEGIIPAIESAHALAGVLTVGQELGPDAVILVNLSGRGDKDVDTAAKWFRL, from the coding sequence CGTTCCCGACGTTCATGGCAAGTTCGGCGAGTACGGCGGGCGGTTCGTGCCCGAGGCGCTGATGGCCGCGCTGGACCAACTCACCGCGGAATTCCATGCCGCGCAAGCCGATCCGAACTTCCGGGGCGAGCTCAACGCGCTGTTGTCCAGCTACACCGGTCGACCCTCGCCGATCACCGAGGTGCCGCGATTCGCCGCGCACGCAGGGAATGCGCGGGTGCTGCTCAAGCGTGAGGACCTCAACCACACCGGCTCGCACAAGATCAACAACGTGTTGGGTCAGGCGCTGCTCACCCGTCGGATGGGCAAGACGCGGGTCATCGCGGAGACCGGTGCCGGGCAGCACGGCGTGGCCACCGCCACCGCGGCCGCACTGCTGGGCCTGGACTGCGTGGTGTACATGGGCGAGGAGGACACCCGCCGTCAGGCACTGAACGTGGCCCGGATGGAACTGCTGGGTGCCGAGGTGATCCCGGTGACCACCGGTAGTCGCACCCTCAAGGACGCCATCAACGAGGCCATGCGCGACTGGGTGACCAACGTCGAGCACACCCACTATCTGCTGGGCACGGTGGCCGGCCCGCACCCCTTCCCGCTGATGGTGCGCGAGTTCCACCGGGTGATCGGACAGGAGGCGCGGGCCCAGGTGCTGGAGCTGACCGGCGCCCTGCCCGACGCGATCTGCGCCTGCGTGGGTGGCGGGTCCAACGCGATCGGCATCTTCTACGACTTCATCCCGGACGCCTCCGTGCGCCTGTTCGGGTTCGAGGCCGGCGGCGACGGGGTGGACACTGCTCGGCACGCGGCCACCATCACCGGGGGAGCGCCCGGGGTCCTGCACGGCGCGCGGTCCTACCTACTGCAGGACGACGAGGGGCAGACCATCGCGTCGCACTCGATCTCCGCGGGATTGGACTATCCCGGCGTGGGTCCCGAGCACGCGTGGCTCGCGGACACCGGGCGGGCCACCTATCGGGCGATCACCGATGCGCAGGCGATGGAGGCCTTCCGGCTGCTGTGCCGCACCGAGGGCATCATCCCGGCGATCGAGAGCGCGCACGCGCTGGCCGGTGTCCTGACGGTGGGTCAGGAATTGGGTCCGGATGCGGTGATCCTGGTGAACCTGTCCGGTCGAGGGGACAAGGACGTGGATACCGCTGCGAAGTGGTTCCGCTTGTGA
- a CDS encoding FAD-binding oxidoreductase: MTLMQSGSLNALRTEVRGEVCGPEDAGYDQARSVWNAQIDRRPAAVVYCADAADVSAAIRWARAEGVGLTVRGGAHNASGSAVWDGDLMINLARCNAVEVDPAARIARVGGGALLGDLDAATQAHGLAVPAGVVSHTGVGGLTLGGGMGWLSRDLGLTIDNLLGAEVVLADGSVVEANETEHAELFWALRGGGGNFGVVTRFDFRLHPVGPMIQLGMLFWDVEDSAAGLRACRDLAAQLPAGFGFIIGGMNAPPAPVVPAEHHLKPGVIALLVGYGTPEEHAAQVDRLKEASLADARGGRGTCPPLFEFVSPMPYVALQQMFDEGNCWGLYNYEKGTSLPELSDDVIDTLVEQLAARSVPTHMVLMYLMDRKYCAAAEDATAWGGRRIPYWATFILGVNHTEDTWGNGRDWVRATCARLGAFSDGIGTYINSLVDDDPDLDTLRATYGAKYERLRRAKATYDPDNVFRRGANITPAGT, translated from the coding sequence ATGACGCTGATGCAGAGCGGAAGTCTAAATGCCCTGCGCACCGAGGTGCGCGGCGAGGTCTGCGGCCCGGAGGATGCCGGTTACGACCAGGCCCGCAGCGTGTGGAACGCGCAGATCGACCGTCGACCGGCCGCGGTCGTGTACTGCGCGGACGCCGCCGACGTCAGCGCCGCGATCCGCTGGGCCCGGGCCGAGGGCGTCGGCCTGACCGTCCGCGGCGGCGCGCACAACGCGTCGGGTTCCGCGGTGTGGGACGGCGACCTGATGATCAACCTGGCGCGCTGCAACGCCGTCGAGGTCGACCCGGCGGCCCGCATCGCGCGCGTCGGCGGCGGGGCGCTGCTCGGTGATCTGGACGCCGCAACCCAGGCGCACGGATTGGCCGTGCCCGCGGGGGTGGTCAGCCACACCGGCGTCGGCGGGCTGACCCTCGGCGGCGGCATGGGCTGGTTGTCCCGCGACCTCGGCCTGACCATCGACAACCTGCTCGGCGCCGAGGTGGTGCTCGCCGACGGCAGTGTCGTGGAGGCCAACGAGACCGAGCACGCCGAGCTGTTCTGGGCGTTGCGCGGCGGCGGCGGCAACTTCGGCGTGGTCACCCGCTTCGATTTTCGGTTGCACCCGGTCGGCCCGATGATCCAACTGGGCATGCTGTTCTGGGACGTCGAGGACTCGGCCGCCGGTCTGCGGGCCTGCCGCGACCTGGCGGCGCAACTCCCCGCCGGGTTCGGGTTCATCATCGGCGGAATGAACGCCCCGCCCGCCCCGGTGGTGCCCGCCGAGCATCACCTCAAGCCCGGCGTCATCGCCCTGCTCGTCGGCTACGGCACCCCGGAGGAGCACGCGGCACAGGTGGACCGGCTGAAAGAGGCCTCTCTCGCTGACGCTCGAGGGGGGCGCGGGACCTGCCCGCCGCTGTTCGAGTTCGTCTCCCCGATGCCGTACGTCGCGCTGCAGCAGATGTTCGACGAGGGCAACTGCTGGGGCCTTTACAACTACGAGAAGGGCACGTCGCTGCCCGAACTCTCCGATGACGTCATCGACACCCTGGTCGAACAACTAGCCGCACGGTCGGTGCCGACCCACATGGTGTTGATGTATCTGATGGACCGGAAGTACTGCGCGGCCGCCGAGGACGCCACCGCCTGGGGTGGCCGGCGTATCCCGTACTGGGCCACGTTCATCCTCGGCGTCAACCACACCGAGGACACCTGGGGCAATGGTCGGGACTGGGTACGCGCCACCTGCGCGCGGCTGGGTGCGTTCTCCGACGGCATCGGCACGTACATCAACTCCCTGGTCGACGACGACCCGGACCTCGACACGCTGCGCGCGACCTACGGCGCGAAGTACGAACGGCTGCGCCGGGCGAAGGCCACCTACGACCCGGACAACGTGTTCCGTCGTGGCGCAAACATCACACCGGCGGGCACGTAA
- the gltB gene encoding glutamate synthase large subunit: MPVGPPAPQGLYDGRHEHDACGVAFVATMSGVASYDIVSKALTALRNLEHRGAAGSDPDSGDGAGILTQVPDAFLRACVDFPLPAAGSYAVGAAFLSQDAEERTAAEARIEQIAVDEGLSVLGWRDVPITPSLLGAASGATVPVVRQVFVTPDETSPATAAFRRGDTALALERQAFVLRKRAEREAGVYFPSLSARTLVYKGMLTTGQLEPFYPDLSDRRFATAIALVHSRFSTNTFPSWPLAHPYRYIAHNGEINTVMGNRNWMRARESQLITEEIPGDLERLFPICTAGASDSASFDEVLELLHLGGRSLPHAVLMMIPEAWENNPDMDPARRAFYEFHATLMEPWDGPASITFTDGSLVGAVLDRNGLRPSRYWVTDDGLVVMASEVGVLDLDPARILRKGRLQPGRMFLVDTREGRIVEDEEIKSALAAERPYDEWLHAGLIHLEQLPEREHVAYTHSSVTRRQQTFGYTEEELRILLAPMARTGGEALGSMGTDTPIAVLSGRPRLLFDYFTQLFAQVTNPPLDAIREELVTSLSTSIGPEVNVLTSSGAHCRQITLPFPVIDNDELAKLVHINADGDKPGFKAVNVTGLYEVDGGGAALAARLDAICAEVSEAIADGARVIVLSDRHSDSEFAPIPSLLLTGAVHHHLIREKTRTRVGLVVEAGDVREVHHVALLVGFGASAVNPYLAMETVEDMANAEVLLDIAPEKAVRNLVKALGKGVLKVMSKMGVSTVGSYHGAQIFEAIGLSQELVDKYFTGTTSQLGGIGIDVVAEEVFRRHRIAYPLGGISASHRKLAIGGEYQWRREGEPHLFDPDTVFRLQHATRSRRYDIFKQYTTRVDDQAKRLMTLRGLFALREGLRPPVPIDEVEPISEIVKRFNTGAMSYGSISGEAHETLAIAMNSLGGRSNTGEGGEDADRLYDPARRSAVKQVASGRFGVTAEYLTNSDDIQIKMAQGAKPGEGGQLPGHKVYPWIAKTRYSTPGVGLISPPPHHDIYSIEDLAQLIHDLKNANPAARIHVKLVAEVGVGTVAAGVSKAHADVVLISGHDGGTGASPLTSLKHAGAPWELGLAETQQTLLLNGLRDRIVVQTDGQLKTGRDVIIAALLGAEEYGFATAPLVVSGCIMMRVCHLDTCPVGIATQNPVLRERFTGKPEFVVTYFEYVAEEVRETLAALGFRSVAEAIGHAEVIDVSAAVAHWKASGLDLTPILHVPEIEEGAARYCTTAQDHGLDKALDNQLIALCADAIAHSAPVRAQLSIRNVNRTVGTMLGHEVTKRHGGVGLPDGTIDLTFVGSAGQSFGAFVPAGITLRLEGDANDYLGKGLSGGRLVVRPDRGATFTAEDNIIAGNVIAYGATGGEIFLRGVVGERFCVRNSGALAVVEGVGDHACEYMTGGRVVILGPTGRNVGAGMSGGVAFVLDLDPTDVNGEMVDLDPLAEEDREFLRDAVTKHAEATDSAVAAKLLDGWPAAVERFGKVMPKDYKRVLEAQAAAAAEGLDSEATMRKVMAASHG, encoded by the coding sequence GTGCCTGTTGGTCCGCCGGCGCCCCAAGGCCTGTACGACGGCCGCCACGAACACGACGCCTGCGGTGTCGCGTTCGTCGCGACGATGAGCGGCGTTGCGTCCTACGACATCGTCAGCAAGGCACTGACCGCGCTGCGCAACCTCGAGCATCGCGGCGCCGCCGGTTCCGACCCGGACTCCGGTGACGGCGCCGGCATCCTCACCCAGGTCCCGGACGCGTTCCTGCGCGCCTGCGTGGACTTCCCGTTGCCCGCCGCGGGCAGCTATGCCGTCGGTGCCGCGTTCCTCTCGCAGGACGCCGAGGAGCGCACCGCGGCCGAGGCCCGGATCGAACAGATCGCGGTCGACGAGGGTCTCAGCGTGCTCGGCTGGCGGGACGTCCCGATCACCCCGAGCCTGCTCGGCGCGGCGTCCGGGGCCACCGTGCCGGTCGTCCGCCAGGTGTTCGTGACCCCCGACGAGACCAGCCCCGCGACCGCCGCCTTCCGCCGCGGCGACACCGCGCTGGCGCTGGAACGTCAGGCTTTCGTGCTGCGCAAGCGCGCCGAGCGGGAGGCCGGGGTCTACTTCCCGAGCCTGTCCGCACGCACCCTGGTCTACAAGGGCATGCTGACCACCGGCCAGTTGGAGCCGTTCTACCCCGACCTGTCCGACCGTCGGTTCGCCACCGCGATCGCGCTGGTGCACTCCCGGTTCTCCACCAACACATTCCCGTCCTGGCCACTTGCCCACCCGTACCGCTACATCGCGCACAACGGCGAGATCAACACCGTGATGGGCAACCGCAACTGGATGCGGGCCCGCGAGTCGCAGCTGATCACCGAGGAGATCCCCGGCGACCTGGAGCGGTTGTTCCCCATCTGCACGGCCGGCGCCAGCGACTCGGCGAGCTTCGACGAGGTGCTCGAGCTGCTGCACCTGGGCGGGCGTTCGCTGCCGCACGCGGTGCTGATGATGATCCCGGAGGCCTGGGAGAACAACCCGGACATGGACCCGGCGCGCCGCGCCTTCTACGAGTTCCACGCCACGCTGATGGAGCCGTGGGACGGCCCGGCGTCGATCACCTTCACCGACGGCTCTCTGGTGGGTGCGGTACTGGACCGCAACGGCCTGCGGCCCTCCCGGTACTGGGTGACCGACGACGGCCTGGTCGTGATGGCCAGCGAGGTCGGTGTGCTCGACCTCGACCCGGCGCGCATCCTGCGCAAGGGCCGGCTGCAGCCCGGCCGCATGTTCCTCGTCGACACCCGCGAGGGCCGGATCGTCGAGGACGAGGAGATCAAGTCCGCACTGGCCGCCGAACGCCCGTACGACGAGTGGCTGCACGCCGGGCTCATCCACCTGGAGCAGCTGCCCGAGCGCGAGCATGTCGCCTACACCCACTCCTCTGTGACGCGGCGTCAGCAAACCTTCGGGTACACCGAGGAGGAGCTGCGCATCCTGCTCGCGCCGATGGCCCGCACCGGTGGCGAGGCGCTCGGGTCGATGGGCACCGACACCCCGATCGCGGTGTTGTCCGGCCGGCCGCGACTGCTGTTCGACTACTTCACCCAACTGTTCGCGCAGGTGACCAACCCACCCCTGGACGCGATTCGCGAGGAGCTGGTCACCTCGCTGTCCACCTCGATCGGCCCCGAGGTCAACGTGTTGACCTCGTCCGGGGCGCACTGTCGGCAGATCACGCTGCCGTTCCCGGTCATCGACAACGACGAGCTGGCCAAGCTCGTGCACATCAACGCCGACGGGGACAAGCCCGGCTTCAAGGCGGTCAACGTCACCGGCCTGTACGAGGTGGACGGCGGCGGTGCGGCACTGGCCGCGCGGCTGGACGCCATCTGTGCTGAGGTGTCCGAGGCCATCGCCGACGGCGCCCGGGTCATCGTGCTGTCCGACCGGCATTCCGACTCCGAGTTCGCACCGATCCCGTCGCTGCTGCTGACCGGCGCCGTGCATCACCACCTGATCCGGGAGAAGACCCGTACCCGGGTGGGGCTGGTGGTGGAGGCCGGTGACGTACGCGAGGTGCACCACGTCGCGCTGCTCGTGGGTTTCGGTGCCTCCGCGGTGAACCCCTATCTGGCAATGGAAACCGTCGAGGACATGGCCAACGCCGAGGTGCTGCTCGACATCGCACCCGAGAAGGCCGTGCGCAACTTGGTGAAGGCGCTCGGCAAGGGCGTGCTGAAGGTCATGTCGAAGATGGGCGTGTCGACCGTGGGCTCCTATCACGGCGCGCAGATCTTCGAGGCCATCGGTCTGTCGCAGGAACTCGTCGACAAGTACTTCACCGGCACCACCTCACAACTCGGCGGCATCGGTATCGACGTGGTCGCCGAGGAGGTGTTCCGCCGGCACCGCATCGCCTACCCACTGGGCGGTATCTCCGCCTCGCACCGCAAGTTGGCCATCGGCGGGGAGTACCAGTGGCGCCGCGAGGGCGAGCCGCACCTGTTCGACCCGGACACGGTGTTCCGGCTGCAGCACGCGACCCGGTCGCGGCGCTACGACATCTTCAAGCAGTACACGACCCGGGTGGACGACCAGGCCAAGCGGCTGATGACGCTGCGCGGGCTGTTCGCCCTCCGCGAGGGACTGCGCCCGCCGGTGCCGATCGACGAGGTCGAGCCGATCTCGGAGATCGTCAAGCGGTTCAACACCGGGGCGATGTCCTACGGCTCCATCTCCGGCGAGGCGCACGAGACGCTGGCCATCGCGATGAACTCCCTGGGTGGTCGCTCGAACACCGGCGAGGGCGGCGAGGATGCGGACCGGCTCTACGACCCGGCCCGGCGTTCAGCGGTCAAGCAGGTCGCCTCGGGTCGGTTCGGGGTCACCGCGGAGTACTTGACGAACTCCGACGACATCCAGATCAAGATGGCGCAGGGCGCCAAGCCCGGCGAGGGCGGCCAGTTGCCCGGCCATAAGGTCTACCCGTGGATCGCCAAGACCCGGTACTCCACGCCGGGCGTGGGGCTGATCTCCCCGCCGCCGCACCACGACATCTACTCGATCGAGGACCTCGCGCAGCTCATCCACGACCTGAAGAACGCCAACCCGGCCGCGCGTATCCACGTGAAGCTGGTCGCCGAGGTCGGGGTCGGCACCGTGGCCGCGGGGGTATCCAAGGCGCACGCCGATGTGGTGCTGATCTCCGGGCACGACGGCGGCACCGGTGCCTCGCCGTTGACCTCGCTGAAGCATGCGGGTGCGCCGTGGGAGCTCGGTCTGGCCGAGACCCAGCAGACGCTGCTGCTCAACGGCCTGCGCGACCGCATCGTGGTGCAGACCGACGGTCAGCTCAAGACCGGCCGCGACGTGATCATCGCCGCGCTGCTCGGTGCGGAGGAGTACGGCTTCGCCACCGCGCCGCTGGTCGTCTCCGGCTGCATCATGATGCGGGTCTGCCACCTGGACACCTGCCCGGTCGGCATCGCCACGCAGAACCCGGTGCTGCGCGAGCGGTTCACCGGCAAGCCGGAGTTCGTGGTCACCTACTTCGAGTACGTCGCCGAGGAGGTGCGGGAAACCCTGGCCGCGCTGGGTTTCCGTTCAGTGGCCGAGGCCATTGGGCACGCCGAGGTGATCGACGTGTCCGCGGCGGTGGCGCACTGGAAGGCGTCCGGGCTGGACCTCACCCCGATCCTGCACGTGCCGGAGATTGAGGAGGGCGCGGCCCGCTACTGCACCACCGCGCAGGACCACGGGCTGGACAAGGCGCTGGACAACCAACTCATCGCGCTGTGCGCGGATGCCATCGCGCACTCCGCGCCGGTGCGCGCGCAACTGAGCATCCGCAACGTCAACCGCACCGTGGGCACCATGCTGGGCCACGAAGTGACGAAGCGTCACGGCGGCGTCGGTCTGCCCGACGGCACCATCGATCTGACCTTCGTCGGATCGGCGGGGCAGTCGTTCGGCGCATTTGTGCCGGCCGGTATCACACTGCGGCTGGAGGGCGACGCCAACGACTACCTGGGCAAGGGCCTGTCCGGTGGACGGCTGGTGGTCCGCCCGGACCGCGGCGCGACGTTCACCGCCGAGGACAACATCATCGCGGGCAACGTCATCGCCTACGGCGCCACCGGCGGGGAGATCTTCCTGCGCGGCGTGGTCGGCGAGCGGTTCTGCGTGCGCAACTCCGGCGCGCTGGCGGTCGTGGAGGGCGTGGGCGACCACGCCTGCGAGTACATGACCGGTGGCCGCGTGGTGATCCTCGGACCGACCGGACGCAACGTGGGCGCGGGCATGTCCGGTGGCGTGGCGTTTGTGCTGGACCTGGACCCCACCGACGTGAACGGTGAGATGGTCGACCTGGACCCGCTCGCCGAGGAGGACCGCGAGTTCCTGCGCGACGCGGTGACCAAGCATGCCGAGGCCACCGACTCCGCTGTCGCGGCCAAGCTGCTCGACGGCTGGCCCGCCGCCGTCGAGCGGTTCGGCAAGGTCATGCCGAAGGACTACAAGCGGGTGCTCGAAGCCCAAGCGGCCGCGGCCGCCGAGGGCCTGGACAGTGAGGCGACCATGCGCAAGGTGATGGCGGCGTCCCATGGCTGA
- the lgt gene encoding prolipoprotein diacylglyceryl transferase: MVLASIPSPSQGVWHLGPFPIRGYALCIVVGIIVAIAVGEKRFVARGGTPGQVTDIAFWAVPFGIVGGRLYHVITTPEPYFGHHGDPGKALEIWKGGLGIWGAVALGGLGAWIGCKRMGVRLAPLADAVCPGVALAQACGRWGNWFNQELYGRPSHLPWALRIDPAHRPDNTPDIATYHPTFLYESLWCLGVAAVVLWADRRYNLGHGQTFWLYVATYTVGRGWIEALRVDTAEHVLGLRLNDWTSIVVFSFAVSYIVWSRRHHPARELSVYRDGHVLVSAAPPEVGEPERAEP, from the coding sequence ATGGTTCTCGCCTCCATCCCCAGCCCGTCGCAGGGTGTCTGGCACCTCGGCCCGTTCCCGATCCGTGGTTATGCGTTGTGCATCGTGGTCGGCATCATCGTGGCCATTGCGGTGGGCGAGAAACGTTTCGTCGCCCGCGGCGGAACGCCGGGCCAGGTCACTGATATCGCGTTCTGGGCGGTCCCGTTCGGCATCGTCGGCGGGCGGCTCTATCACGTGATCACCACCCCGGAGCCCTACTTTGGGCACCACGGTGATCCCGGCAAGGCGTTGGAGATCTGGAAGGGCGGCCTGGGTATCTGGGGCGCGGTCGCGCTGGGCGGATTGGGCGCCTGGATCGGCTGCAAGCGGATGGGGGTGCGGCTGGCCCCGCTGGCCGATGCCGTCTGTCCCGGGGTGGCGCTCGCCCAGGCCTGTGGCCGGTGGGGCAACTGGTTCAACCAGGAGTTGTACGGCCGACCCAGCCACCTGCCGTGGGCACTGCGCATCGACCCGGCGCACCGCCCGGACAATACCCCGGACATCGCCACCTACCACCCGACGTTCCTGTACGAGTCGCTGTGGTGTCTGGGCGTGGCTGCGGTGGTGCTGTGGGCGGACCGTCGGTACAACCTCGGGCACGGGCAGACCTTCTGGCTGTACGTCGCGACCTACACCGTCGGGCGGGGGTGGATCGAGGCGCTGCGGGTGGACACCGCCGAGCATGTGCTGGGTCTGCGGCTGAACGACTGGACCTCGATTGTGGTGTTCAGCTTCGCCGTCAGTTACATAGTGTGGTCACGCCGTCACCATCCGGCGCGGGAACTGTCGGTTTACCGCGATGGCCATGTCCTGGTGTCCGCTGCGCCGCCCGAGGTGGGGGAGCCCGAGCGGGCGGAGCCTTAA
- a CDS encoding glutamate synthase subunit beta produces the protein MADPRGFLTTGREVAKRRPVDERLNDWNEVYPEDGVGRALLPIITKQAGRCMDCGIPFCHSGCPLGNLIPEWNDLVWRNDWQEAIERLHATNNFPEFTGRLCPAPCEPACVLAINSDPVTIKNVEVAIIDRAWDSGWVVPQPPERLSGKTIAVIGSGPAGLAVAQQLTRVGHTVAVYERDDRIGGLLRYGIPEFKMEKRYLDRRLRQMKAEGTKFRPGVNVGVDVTADQLQNKFDAIVLAVGATAARELPVPGRELGGIHQAMEYLPWGNKVCEGDLEVSPISAEGKHVIIIGGGDTGADCLGTVHRQKAASVTQLEIMPQPPGDRPESQPWPTYPMIMRTASAHEEGGERVYAVSTSEFVGDADGNVAALRLSEVRFVDGKMEPVPGTQREIPAQLVLLAMGFIGPERNELINDLEVELDARGNVARDESYASSVDGVFVAGDAGRGQSLIVWAIAEGRACAAAVDAYLTGHTALPAPIPPSARPLVV, from the coding sequence ATGGCTGACCCCCGCGGCTTTCTCACCACCGGACGCGAGGTCGCCAAGCGACGCCCGGTCGACGAGCGGCTAAACGACTGGAACGAGGTCTACCCCGAGGACGGGGTGGGCCGCGCGCTGCTGCCGATCATCACCAAGCAGGCCGGGCGCTGCATGGACTGCGGCATCCCGTTCTGCCACTCCGGTTGCCCGCTGGGCAACCTGATCCCGGAGTGGAACGACCTGGTGTGGCGCAACGACTGGCAGGAGGCCATCGAGCGACTGCACGCCACCAACAACTTCCCGGAGTTCACCGGGCGGTTGTGCCCGGCGCCCTGTGAGCCGGCCTGTGTGCTCGCCATCAACTCCGACCCGGTGACCATCAAGAACGTCGAGGTCGCCATCATCGACCGGGCCTGGGACTCCGGGTGGGTCGTCCCGCAACCCCCGGAGCGGTTGAGCGGCAAGACCATCGCGGTGATCGGGTCCGGGCCGGCCGGCCTGGCCGTCGCCCAGCAGTTGACCCGGGTGGGACACACCGTGGCCGTGTACGAGCGCGACGACCGCATCGGTGGCCTGCTGCGCTACGGCATCCCCGAGTTCAAGATGGAGAAGCGCTACCTGGATCGTCGGCTGCGCCAGATGAAGGCCGAGGGCACCAAGTTCCGCCCCGGCGTCAATGTCGGCGTGGATGTGACGGCCGATCAGTTGCAGAACAAGTTCGACGCGATCGTGCTCGCCGTGGGCGCCACCGCGGCCCGGGAGCTACCGGTGCCGGGGCGCGAACTGGGCGGCATTCACCAAGCCATGGAGTACCTGCCCTGGGGAAACAAGGTGTGCGAGGGTGACCTCGAGGTCAGCCCGATCAGCGCCGAGGGCAAGCACGTCATCATTATCGGCGGCGGAGACACCGGCGCGGACTGCCTGGGCACCGTACACCGGCAGAAGGCCGCGTCGGTGACCCAACTGGAGATCATGCCGCAGCCGCCGGGCGATCGACCGGAGAGCCAGCCGTGGCCCACCTACCCGATGATCATGCGCACCGCGAGTGCGCACGAGGAGGGCGGGGAGCGGGTCTACGCGGTGTCCACCAGCGAGTTCGTCGGCGATGCGGACGGCAACGTCGCCGCTCTGCGGCTGTCCGAGGTGCGGTTCGTGGACGGGAAGATGGAACCGGTGCCGGGCACCCAGCGGGAGATCCCGGCACAGCTGGTGCTGTTGGCCATGGGCTTTATCGGCCCAGAGCGCAACGAGCTGATCAACGACCTTGAGGTGGAACTCGACGCGCGCGGCAACGTCGCCCGCGACGAGTCCTACGCGTCCAGCGTGGACGGAGTGTTCGTGGCCGGCGACGCGGGGCGCGGCCAGTCGCTGATCGTGTGGGCGATCGCCGAGGGCCGCGCCTGCGCCGCGGCGGTGGACGCCTACCTCACCGGTCACACCGCCCTGCCCGCGCCGATCCCGCCGTCCGCGCGCCCCCTGGTGGTCTGA
- the trpA gene encoding tryptophan synthase subunit alpha encodes MSEFRAHAGHSTTSQVAAAYERAAKENRAVLVGYLPAGFPSRDGCIAALTAMVQAGVDVVEVGLPYSDPVLDGPTIQRAADQALANGTRIADVLATVEAVAAAGAATVVMTYWNPVLRYGVDRFARDLAAAGGAGLITPDLTPDSGPDWLAASDAHGLDRVFLAAPSTSDERLRLTADACRGFIYASSVMGVTGARAQTSSAAPTLVARLRGITDLPIGVGLGVSNGDQAAEVGSFADGVIVGSAFVRTLLDAPHVEAGVAAAAALAADLAAGVRRR; translated from the coding sequence GTGAGCGAGTTCCGAGCTCACGCTGGGCACAGTACGACCAGTCAGGTCGCGGCGGCGTACGAGCGCGCCGCCAAGGAGAACCGCGCCGTCCTGGTGGGTTATCTGCCCGCGGGCTTTCCGTCCCGGGACGGCTGCATCGCCGCGCTGACCGCGATGGTGCAGGCGGGCGTGGACGTGGTCGAGGTCGGCCTGCCCTACAGCGACCCGGTGCTGGACGGTCCGACCATTCAGCGGGCCGCCGATCAGGCGCTGGCCAACGGCACCCGCATCGCCGACGTGCTGGCCACTGTGGAGGCGGTCGCGGCGGCCGGCGCCGCCACCGTGGTGATGACCTACTGGAATCCGGTGCTGCGCTACGGCGTGGACCGCTTCGCCCGTGACCTGGCCGCGGCCGGCGGCGCCGGACTCATCACTCCCGACCTCACCCCGGACTCCGGCCCGGACTGGCTGGCTGCCTCTGACGCCCACGGCCTGGACCGCGTCTTCCTGGCCGCGCCGTCCACCTCCGACGAGCGTCTGCGGCTGACCGCCGATGCCTGTCGCGGCTTCATCTATGCCAGCTCGGTGATGGGCGTGACCGGTGCCCGCGCGCAGACCTCCTCGGCGGCCCCAACCCTGGTCGCCCGGCTGCGCGGGATCACCGACCTACCGATCGGCGTCGGCCTCGGGGTGTCCAATGGAGACCAGGCCGCCGAGGTCGGATCGTTCGCGGACGGCGTCATCGTCGGCTCGGCGTTCGTGCGCACCCTCTTGGACGCCCCGCACGTCGAGGCGGGCGTCGCCGCCGCGGCGGCGCTGGCCGCGGACCTCGCGGCCGGCGTGCGCCGCCGCTGA
- a CDS encoding ML domain-containing protein, whose protein sequence is MPADRRYPTRLLASGGAAALLATAVTVAAPARAAVADSLPFTNCGTGSPARVSAVDVDPYPLQAGRDVTVSVRGTLRQRVTGGSYDLRVSYLGAPLLHRSGRLADVVHLPLPAGDFSLHKRVPVPDQAPPGRYNLTLTAADQHDDQLLCVRVPFKVR, encoded by the coding sequence ATGCCCGCCGACCGCCGTTACCCAACCCGTCTGCTCGCCTCCGGCGGCGCGGCCGCACTGCTCGCCACCGCGGTCACCGTGGCGGCTCCCGCCCGGGCCGCCGTTGCGGACTCGCTGCCCTTCACCAACTGCGGCACGGGCTCCCCCGCCAGGGTGAGTGCCGTCGACGTCGATCCCTACCCGCTGCAGGCGGGTCGCGACGTGACCGTGAGTGTGCGCGGCACGTTGCGCCAGCGGGTCACCGGCGGCAGCTACGACCTGCGGGTCAGCTACCTCGGCGCGCCCCTGCTGCACCGCAGCGGCCGGCTCGCGGACGTGGTGCACCTGCCGTTACCGGCGGGCGACTTCTCGCTGCACAAGCGGGTGCCGGTCCCCGACCAGGCGCCGCCGGGGAGATACAACCTGACGCTGACCGCCGCCGACCAACACGACGACCAACTGCTCTGCGTCCGCGTCCCCTTCAAGGTCCGCTGA